The sequence ATAATTTAGTTCGTAAAAATTTTCCTAATATATCTAATTTATCTTCGAGGGGTGTAAGACTATCATATGTAGATGTGTATTTAATGAGATTTAGTATAGGAGCTAATTGGTCGATAGATACGGCTGTAATAGGGGCTAGAGCAGCTGTTGTTGGTGTGGATACTAAAGTGAAACTAGCAAAAGTGGTAATTGCAAGTGCTTTAAATTTTTTTTGAAACATATTAATTTCTCCTTTGTTTTATTATTATACAATAAAGATTATATGGAAACCAATTTGCGTATTATACAAATTGGTGAGCAAATTTGTTAGATATTATTTTTATACTGCCAAAGTGAGTAATTCTCTTTTGTGCCATTTAAACCCCATGCTGACTAATTCATTATATGAATAGCGCTCGCTGCGATAAAGAGGGTCATGATAGTACCACCCGTCAGGATATTTTACTGCAAGCCAAGAATGTTGAGTACCCAGTCTACCGATGCCTGTAATAGGTAAAGCAGTATAGCCAAGATAATTAACAAGTTCATAAGCTAATGCAGCATATTGATAGAAAAATCCTTTGCCAGTATTGAATACTTGGATTGCTCCTTCTTCTGTTGTTTGTGGTGGATCCATTTGTGTATATGTTATAGTAGCAAGTACTGCGTTAAAAGCACCAGTTAAAGTGTGCCCATATTGATCAAGTAAAGCTTTCAAATAATAATTTAAGTTATCAAGGGTAGCGGGATTTTTTTTAGATATTCCATTGTTATCTATAGTATATATATCTATAGTGATATTTTTAGCCATTACTCCGTCATTTAAAAAATAATAATTATTTCCGTTAACAGTTTGCCAACCTGTCAATGCTTTTCCAGTATCTGTTGAAAAAAGATATGTGGTACCTAAAGGAGTAGTAAAAAGATCTCCAGTTGAATAAACACCACCTTCGGGTAAAAAATAATAATAATCTTCTTCAATTTTTTGCAATCCTATTTGCTGTATTCCATTATTAAAATAATATTTTTTATGATCAATAGTGAGTTCACCGTCAGCTAATTCGTTGTTATGGAGATATAATATAATGTCATTAAATTTATTCCAACCTTCAATGCCTCCTGATTTTAAATAATTGTGATAAGTATTGCCAACTTTTTGTGGGCCTATTTGTTGGTGACCATTTTGAAAATAATATTTTAGACCATTGATAATAATTTCGCCATTTGCGAATTGATTATTTTTTATATAAAACACTTCAGAATTGACTTTATTCCAACCTTCTCTGCCTGTCCATTTAGGGTCCATTTTATATGTTATAGGATCAAAGTAACGAAATAAGTCATCAACTAGCAAAAAACCACTATGTACAATGCCGTTGATGTCAACATAATATGTACTTTCCTCGAAATCGATTATACCTTCAACTAGAAATCCGTTAATAAAAAAGTGTGGTACTTGCCTAATATGTATAATGCCATGAGCTAGTTGATTATTTGTTAT is a genomic window of Candidatus Epulonipiscium viviparus containing:
- a CDS encoding transglutaminase domain-containing protein, whose product is MKIIKKAVTTANLIFTKNKFNKLLIEELNISNPFLETQISVINEKRQVQFSVPIGTSPGIISFCGNNYFINDDYILQTGFFIINGKMRYFDPLTYKMDTNWIGQEGWNLVGELVIYLQDNQLANDKIYIDNLLYYFQNGRQQIGIITDEYNEYILLLPDGTPTGAVDFDTNTYFVGDNYTLESGFFQVNGVMRYFDPISYQMNKNWIGVDGWNTIKMLHLYITNNQLAHGIIHIRQVPHFFINGFLVEGIIDFEESTYYVDINGIVHSGFLLVDDLFRYFDPITYKMDPKWTGREGWNKVNSEVFYIKNNQFANGEIIINGLKYYFQNGHQQIGPQKVGNTYHNYLKSGGIEGWNKFNDIILYLHNNELADGELTIDHKKYYFNNGIQQIGLQKIEEDYYYFLPEGGVYSTGDLFTTPLGTTYLFSTDTGKALTGWQTVNGNNYYFLNDGVMAKNITIDIYTIDNNGISKKNPATLDNLNYYLKALLDQYGHTLTGAFNAVLATITYTQMDPPQTTEEGAIQVFNTGKGFFYQYAALAYELVNYLGYTALPITGIGRLGTQHSWLAVKYPDGWYYHDPLYRSERYSYNELVSMGFKWHKRELLTLAV